From the Deltaproteobacteria bacterium genome, the window AGGCAGGGTTTTAAAAGAGGTTCATCACAATAATGCGTACCTTATTGCATTAACACCAATTCGTCTCACGCCCTTCGCAAGCTCAGGGCAGACCGGGGTGGCTTCTTGGTAGACCGTGCGTACCGCAGAGAAATAGTTGGGTTTAGTCAAAACCTGATTACAGATTTTACTTTGCGGCCCTTTGCGGCAGCGCCTGAGAGTGGCGCACTCCGCGGCCCTCTGCGATAAAACCTGTGCTTTAGAGCTGTAACGCAGAGTTACGCAAAGGCGGCTCGATGGTAGGCCGTGCGTACCGCAGAGTTACGCAAAGAAGATCCAAAACCCATAAGGTCCTGGTTTTAAACTTCGCGAAACCTCGTTAACTTGTTTTGAATAAACCCTCATGTTACCCTGTGAAACTCTGTGCACCTTGTGCTAAGTTAGCTTTTTACAAAATCCGGTCATCCTTCAGGTACTCATTTCCAGGATGACCCTAACTTTCCATCAAATAACACTGATGAACCGCCAAGGGAACCTTCTGATATGGCTATGATGTTTCAGAATCTCACCGATAAATTTGAAAATATCTTCAAAAAACTCAAAAATAAAGGGCGGCTTACCGAAAAAGATCTCGACACCACCCTGAGGGACGTGAAGCTAGCCCTTTTGGAGGCTGATGTCAATTTCAAGGTCGTCAAGGACTTCGTGTCCCATGTTCGCCGGCGTTCTATGGGGGCCGATGTTCTGGAGAGTCTTACCCCCGCCCAGCAGGTAATCAAGATCGTCAACTCTGAAATGACCACCATCCTCGGGGGGGGGAGGGTTACTTTGGAGAGGGCCTCCGTCCCACCTTTGCGCATCATGCTTGTGGGGCTCCAGGGATCAGGCAAGACCACCACGGCCGCGAAACTCGGCCTTTTTCTGAAAAACGAGGGCCACAGGCCATACCTGATACCGGCTGATCTGAACCGGCCTGCCGCTGTTAAGCAGCTTCTGGATACGGCAGAGCGGGCGGGTCTTGCCGCCTTTTCCCCCGGCCCTGACGAATCATCGCCGGTTGCGATCTATAGAAAGGCCGCTGTCCAGGCCGGCAGGGCGGGAGCGGACACCCTTATTATCGACACGGCTGGAAGGCTCCATATGGACGAGGAGTTAATGGCCGAGGCTGCGTCTCTTGCCGGTGTTATCCATCCGCACGAGACGCTTCTGGTTGCCGATGCCATGACGGGGCAGGACGCCGTCCATGTTGCCGAAAAATTCAACACGCGCCTCGGCCTGACCGGGATCGTGTTGACAAAGCTGGATGGTGACGCCCGGGGCGGAGCGGCTCTTTCCATGCGCCGGGTCACAGGCGTTCCCATCAAATTCGCCGGCATGGGTGAGGCCATAGAGGCCCTGGAACCCTTCAATCCGGACAGGATATCCTCCCGTATTCTCGGCATGGGAGACATGCTCACCCTTATTGATCGTGCCGGGAAGGCAATGGAGGAGAAAGAGGCACTAAAAATTGCCGGGAAACAGATCAAGGGTGAGTTTGATCTGGAGGATTTCCGAGATCAACTCCGCCATATCCGCAGCATGGGTTCGATTCAGGATCTTCTTTCCATGTTGCCCATACCGGGAAAAATGAAAAAATCATTTGCGGGTGAAGCGGATGAAAAGGATCTGGCCAGGATTACTGCCATCATAGACAGCATGACCCCGCGGGAGAGGCAAAACCCCAGGATAATTAAAAGCAGCAGGAAAAAGCGGATATCAGCCGGGTCAGGAACAACGGTTGTAGACGTAAACCGGCTGCTGAAACGTTTTGACGAGGCCAGAAAGATGATGAAGATGATGGGGAAAGGACGTAGGATGAAGGGAAAAATGCCTTTCCCGACTGTTTAAGTCCCCTGAGCCGTTTGGCGCGGCGACAGGATGAACCAAAAATAAGGCAATATTGCATTTTGATGCAATATTGCCTTATTTTTGTTATGTTCTGAAGGCCGCCGTAAGCACTTAATGAGGTTTTACAGGCCTTTAGACTTAATGTTCCTACTGGCATCGATATTGCTTTCTTTAGCCCATCTGGTTCCAATGCCGGTGAAAGTCAAGGAGTTCACAGAATATTTCCATGGCTGGAGGAACGGGGCCGGGTTGTGCTGGACGGAACCGGAGATGAGTCGCTGGCTAATCCCAACATCAGGAAGGCCTACCTTGGGATCTGAGGGGGGAAGTGCCTGGCGTGGATCGGTACTATAGAGGAGGATAACATGGCGAAGTTAGATATCAAGGATTCCGGACTCTTTCGACAGCAGTGCTATATCAATGGTGTGTGGTGCGACGCCGACAGCGGGGATACCATTGAGGTCATAAACCCGGCCACGCGCCGGAGGATCGGCGCTGTCCCGAGAATGGGAGCGGACGAGACCCGCAGGGCCATTGATGCGGCCGATGCAGCCTTCCGTTCCTGGCGGAACCGAACTGCCCATGACCGGTGCCGGACCGTACGCAGGTGGTTTGAGCTCATCATGGAGAACCAGGAGGACCTGGCCGTGATCATGACCGCGGAACAGGGCAAGCCCCTGGCCGAATCCCGTGGTGAGATCGGCTACGGGGCCTCGTTCGTGGAATGGTTCTCCGAGGAGGGCAGAAGGGTCTACGGGGACACTATACCCCAGCACCAGCCGGGCAAGCGGGTCATTGTCATCAAACAGCCCGTGGGTGTCTGCGCCGCCATCACCCCATGGAACTTTCCATCCTCCATGATCACCCGGAAGGCAGCCCCGGCCCTGGCAGCCGGGTGTGCCATGGTCGTCAAGCCCGCTTCCTACACCCCTTATTCCGCTCTTGCCCTTGCCGAGCTGGCCGACCGTGCCGGACTTCCTCCCGGCGTTTTTTCCGTGGTCACCGGGTCCTCCGGCGCCATCGGGGGTGAAATGACCTCAAACCCCACGGTGCGGAAGCTTACTTTCACCGGGTCCACCAAGATCGGAAAGCTCCTGATGAAGCAGAGCGCCGACACAGTGAAGAGGATCTCTCTGGAACTGGGAGGCAACGCCCCCTTTATCGTGTTTGCCGACGCCGACCTCGATGCCGCCATCGAGGGAGCCATGGTCTCAAAGTACCGCAATTCGGGGCAGACCTGCGTCTGCACAAACCGGTTTCTCGTGGCCGAAGAGGTGTACGATGCCTTCACGGAGAAACTGTCCGGAGCGGTGAGGAAGCTGAAGGTCGGTGATGGGCTCAAGGGAGAGGTCCAGCAGGGACCCCTCATCGACATGGATGCGATACTCAAGGTGGAAGAACAGATTCAGGATGCGGTGTCCAAAGGAGGGAAAGTAGTCCGGGGTGGAAAGAGACACAAACTCGGCGGCACCTTTTTCCAGCCGACAATTATCTCCGACGTGACGACAGAGATGTTGATCGCCAGAGAGGAGACATTCGGTCCCGTGGCGCCCCTGTTCCGGTTCAGTACGGAAAAAGAGGCGATACAGATGGCCAATGACACCGAGTATGGCCTGGCGGCCTACTTCTATACCCGGGACAATGCCCGTGTATGGCGTGTGGCCGAGGGGCTGGAGTACGGCATGGTGGGCATCAACACGGGCCTCATTTCAACCACAGTCGCGCCGTTTGGGGGCTACAAGGAATCCGGCATCGGGCGCGAGGGATCAAAGTACGGCATCGAGGAGTACCTGGAGGTCAAGTACATGTGCATGGGGGAGATCGAAGGGACGTAGCTGACACAAGATGCCTTTCCCGACTTGACGTAATAACGTAAAAAGTTTAGAAGAAAGGGTTCGGGATAGGAAAGTTTTTCTGTCACCCTAACCGCAACCATACTGTTTTATCGGGAGGTAAGAATTGAGCGTCAGCATCAGATTAAGAAGGATGGGCAAGAAAAAGCAGCCCTATTACAGGGTAGTAGTCGCGGATTCCCGTTCCCCGAGGGATGGGCGCTTTATCGAGACCATCGGCACTTATGATCCCAAAAAGGACCCTGCCGAAATCACCCTCATGGAGGACAAGGCTCTCCACTGGCTGAGAAACGGAGCGAAGCCTTCGGATACCGTCCGGAGTCTTATGTCCAAGACCGGCATCCTGAAGAGATTCGACGAGGAGAAGAGAGCCTCCCTGGGCGACTGAGATCCAGCAGCCTGTTCTCCCCTTTTCCTGGGCCGGGTCTCCGGCCTGAGAATTTCATGTCCCGGGAATTTTTTCCAATAGCACAGATCGTGCGACCGCACGGGCGCAGGGGGGATGTCCGCCTGCGTCTGCTCACCGATCATCCTGAGACCCTGACGGCGGCGAAAAAAATATATCTCTGCCGCGACCCCGACGATACGGTGGAGGTGAAACCACTTGACGTCGGGTCAGTGAGAAAACACCAGGGTGCTTTTCTTATGAAACTCGACGGTGTGAATGACATCACAGGCGCTCAAGTCCTGAGAGGCTGGTACGTCTGCCTTCCCGAAGAGGACCTGCTTCCCCTGGCCGACGGGGAGTTCTTCCTGCACGATCTCATCGACCTGGAGGTCCGCGACCACCTTGGAAACAGCGTGGGCAGGACCGATCAGGTCATGGAGACGGGTGGCACGCCCGTTCTCGTTGTCCACGGCGCTGAGGGGGAGGAGATCCTTATCCCCTTCTCTCCGGAATCGGTCAGGGATGTCGATCTGGAACAGAAACTGCTGATCCTCATGCATCTCCCCGGCCTCCTGGAAATAAACAGGTGATGAATTTTCATATTCTGACCATCTTCCCCGGAATGATCAGGGGCGCCCTGGCTGAGAGCATTCTGGGCAAAGCCGTCGAGAAAGGTCTCATCAACCTGGACCTGGTGGACATCCGGGATTTCGCCGGCGACAAACATCGCATGGTCGATGACTACCCCTACGGCGGCGGGCCCGGCATGGTGATGAAGCCGGAACCCATCATCGAGGCTGCGGAATCCCTGGAAGTGCCGCCGGAAACCCCCTTCATTCTGCTGACCCCTCAGGGCCGGACTTTCAACCATGAGATGGCCCGGGATTTTTCCAGGACAGATGATCTGGTGCTGATCTGCGGAAGGTACGAAGGTGTCGACGAACGTATCATGGAGAAGCTGCCCATACGGGAGGTCTCAGTGGGAGACTTCG encodes:
- the ffh gene encoding signal recognition particle protein → MMFQNLTDKFENIFKKLKNKGRLTEKDLDTTLRDVKLALLEADVNFKVVKDFVSHVRRRSMGADVLESLTPAQQVIKIVNSEMTTILGGGRVTLERASVPPLRIMLVGLQGSGKTTTAAKLGLFLKNEGHRPYLIPADLNRPAAVKQLLDTAERAGLAAFSPGPDESSPVAIYRKAAVQAGRAGADTLIIDTAGRLHMDEELMAEAASLAGVIHPHETLLVADAMTGQDAVHVAEKFNTRLGLTGIVLTKLDGDARGGAALSMRRVTGVPIKFAGMGEAIEALEPFNPDRISSRILGMGDMLTLIDRAGKAMEEKEALKIAGKQIKGEFDLEDFRDQLRHIRSMGSIQDLLSMLPIPGKMKKSFAGEADEKDLARITAIIDSMTPRERQNPRIIKSSRKKRISAGSGTTVVDVNRLLKRFDEARKMMKMMGKGRRMKGKMPFPTV
- the gabD gene encoding NADP-dependent succinate-semialdehyde dehydrogenase, which produces MAKLDIKDSGLFRQQCYINGVWCDADSGDTIEVINPATRRRIGAVPRMGADETRRAIDAADAAFRSWRNRTAHDRCRTVRRWFELIMENQEDLAVIMTAEQGKPLAESRGEIGYGASFVEWFSEEGRRVYGDTIPQHQPGKRVIVIKQPVGVCAAITPWNFPSSMITRKAAPALAAGCAMVVKPASYTPYSALALAELADRAGLPPGVFSVVTGSSGAIGGEMTSNPTVRKLTFTGSTKIGKLLMKQSADTVKRISLELGGNAPFIVFADADLDAAIEGAMVSKYRNSGQTCVCTNRFLVAEEVYDAFTEKLSGAVRKLKVGDGLKGEVQQGPLIDMDAILKVEEQIQDAVSKGGKVVRGGKRHKLGGTFFQPTIISDVTTEMLIAREETFGPVAPLFRFSTEKEAIQMANDTEYGLAAYFYTRDNARVWRVAEGLEYGMVGINTGLISTTVAPFGGYKESGIGREGSKYGIEEYLEVKYMCMGEIEGT
- the rpsP gene encoding 30S ribosomal protein S16, with translation MSVSIRLRRMGKKKQPYYRVVVADSRSPRDGRFIETIGTYDPKKDPAEITLMEDKALHWLRNGAKPSDTVRSLMSKTGILKRFDEEKRASLGD
- the rimM gene encoding 16S rRNA processing protein RimM codes for the protein MSREFFPIAQIVRPHGRRGDVRLRLLTDHPETLTAAKKIYLCRDPDDTVEVKPLDVGSVRKHQGAFLMKLDGVNDITGAQVLRGWYVCLPEEDLLPLADGEFFLHDLIDLEVRDHLGNSVGRTDQVMETGGTPVLVVHGAEGEEILIPFSPESVRDVDLEQKLLILMHLPGLLEINR
- the trmD gene encoding tRNA (guanosine(37)-N1)-methyltransferase TrmD — encoded protein: MNFHILTIFPGMIRGALAESILGKAVEKGLINLDLVDIRDFAGDKHRMVDDYPYGGGPGMVMKPEPIIEAAESLEVPPETPFILLTPQGRTFNHEMARDFSRTDDLVLICGRYEGVDERIMEKLPIREVSVGDFVLTGGEFASLIVIDAVSRLIPGVLGDDASPLDESFADGLLEYPQYTRPAEYRGLKVPEILLSGNHGRIEDWRRRQSIKRTLQKRPDLLEAADLDEKDRDLLDKLKK